taaaaaatttcgaggTTTTTCGTAATTGATTACACACGATTCTGTTGCACGAATTCTTCGAAAACTGAGAATTCTATGactaatttacaaatttcgtAAATGGACGATCTTTTTTCAAGCTAAACCGATCTTAAGTAATAACAAGTAACGAAGAAAAGATTCGTCCAACGAAAAagttttagtatttttttctaacatatttgttgtaaaaaaaattccgtcaTATTAAACTGAATTTTctgagaaaaatataaaagtcaACCCTACAAAAGGAGATGGACGCAAAATCCTATCCGTTTCCTGATCGGATCCAACGTTGAGCCGCGGAGAGACGTTAAAACATATTTCCGGGCGATGAggtaatttttacatttcgcCACGATCCCCGTTCCTGATGAGACGTTAATTAAGTCGGTGTAATTAAGGGAGATAGGAAGCTAATGTTAAAATATGCCGGTCACCCTGCGGACcgttaatatttattttctcttctttaaTTTTCGACGTCTCCTATTTCACGCCaggtaaattaaattttccaaaacccGATCATTTTTAGTCGTACTATTCTTGGCTCGTTATACTATTGATGCAAATTGCGAGGTGCAATAAGTCCGGCTCATGGGAACGCACGGGAAACAGCCAGCTGCGAACAATCGATGCTCTGAGGCAATGCAACAAAAACATGGAGGAGCGAGGTATGACGAACAATTTCGCGCAAGGTTGAACCGCGGCGTGTTTTTACtgtcgggaaaaaaaaaaaaactaatggCCGACCAAAATTTCCCCGGAAGTCTGAACTGAGCCAAATTGTTACATCCAATCTTCATGAGCGTAACgacataaaaatttgaatttcgatagGGGTTCGATCTGCGAAAAGATTCTAAATTGGCCAGAATCTGATAGCACTTGAGGTCATCACTGACTTTACCGAAAccaatttttatcgatatttttgtgCTTTTGAGTGAATAGTgatgtgagtatattttaatttgcgTTTCGTTGGTCAGGAATTGAAAATCCGATAATAAACGAAAATAGTACAGCAATTAACGATATTCGTACACATTACGTGCACACGTTGATTGAATGGATCAAGTACCTTTTAAGGGGACACGTCAGTGAAATTCTAAAATCGACGATGCCATCAAAAATATAACATGCATTGCGTTTAATGACTCATGGGAAAACATACTTGGTTGTGttaaagattaaaaaaaaaatatttctgatacgagtaattaaaaaatctgaaaatattcatacaGAGTACCTTAAAGTAGTACTACTATGTAACCATTATGGAACAGATCCAagagtatataaaaaaaagtggctGGGTGAGTAGAGAACGCCTCATACGCAATGTAACTGATTGGAACCGGTTGAACACGACTTATTTTTTAGAGCCTTATTgtgagttcaaattttaaaGTAACCGAAAAAGTTTAGAGTTTCACTGACGTATCTTCTTGGACTCGTGCCGTTCGATTAATGTTGGGCACTCTTGTGTTTCTTTTAAAAGAAATCACACTGAGcggaaaaatgaaagagaaaagcaGGTCGAAAGTTATATTCTTCACGAGCGGTGAATTATCGTGAAGATAAACACGATACGCAGTTACAATACACTTACAACTAGTTTTCCTCGCATTCTCACAATGATTCGACACAATGTGAAATAGGCTTTGAGCAATCTGGTTGACTGCAGAAAAGAAGGACATTGCGGTCATCGTTATAAAAAATGCGCGAAAACTTCCATGTATTGAATTGAAGTAATGAAATGTAGACTCGTAAACATTTTTCCACACGATTTGatgattaatttattcaccGTTTAGCGACTGCAAATTTGTGGATACTCGGATATTCTTCGATGGTAGAATTGAAGTTGTTGTTCAATTGAAATGAGCATTGAGTCTTGAAAAAGCTAAAGTAAGGAAATAGAGCAAAATATTAGGGTCGAGTTGCATATAATTCGATACGTCAAATTAACtataatataacaaaaaaagtaGATTAATTGtgacatttttacaaaaattagaCAACGAAATTCACTGGAAATACCTGCAGATCATTATCTTGATATTTACTCAACGTATTACTGGGACTTCGATAACTGTCATTGAATGATTATTATGGCAGAAGCATTGACAATTGCCAGCAtgtaggttttttttattttacaaacagTGCTGCACTGTAAGGTGATTCTATCGCTGTTCGATACGAAGTGTTATTCCACCTGCTGGTGTGATTCCGAAACTGGCTTTGTCGATTACCATCGGAACTTTGAAGTCTGGTCCTGGCGTGAAACGGTATTTCGAAAGCAAACTAGCGAGGGCAACCTGCGTTTGCACTAATCCAAACCTCATACCTGCAGTgataaaaacaagaaaaaaacatcagTTTTACCTGGGCTCGTGACTGTTTGACACGATTTAAACCTACCGATGCAGTTCCTCGGCCCTTCGCCGAATGGCAGATAAGCGTACGGATGTCTGCTGGCGATGTTTTCCTCGGTGAAACGTTCAGGGTCGAATTTTTCCGGGTCTGGATATATTTCGGGATCGTTGTGGAGTCCGTAAACGGGAATGATTATCGCAGTGCCTTTCTCAACGTGGAGTCCAGTTTCGGGCAGATCGATCTCCGCTGTGCATTCTCGGTTCAGAATCGGGACAACTGGATACTTCCTCAAAGTTTCTGCGGACAATGAAGGAAAACTGAAGTTGGCGTCCGCTAACGCGGTTGAGAAGACACGGGGATATCATCACTTCTGGAAACCAACCTGATACGACTTTGTGAAGATAGCGCATTTCTTTGACTCCGTTGTAAGACATTTCTCCAAATTCTGCCAGCACTCTGTTCGCCTCCTCGGCCACTTTGTCCTGCATGTCTTGATGCAGCGTTAACTCGTAGAGGCAGTGAGTAACCGTTGAAGATGACGTCTCGAAGCCGGCTAACCAGAATACGAAGGCCTGCGCGGCTCCTTCGAGCAAGGTGATTTTTTGACTATCCAACTCTGCAAGAGTTAGTAGATGTTAGTTCACCGagattctgaaaattgttACCACATGTAAATCATGGCGTCACCTGATAGTTCAAACGATTTCTTATCGTCATTTTCTACGTAACCCTTGTCCATCAGCTGCATAATCAAGTCTAAGAAGTCCTTCCGAACCACGCTGTTAACTGTTCTGTATTCTACTGTTTCGGTGAAAGCACtgacgaagaatttttccaCATCGGCGTCAGTACCGGAAATTCGGAGAAGTTCCAGCCAGGATGGAGCTAACAACGAAATCGCATTCATTATTGGTCTTGGCCTTAAGACCTTCCGACCATAGCTCCGGAACTCTGCATTCGGATTCTCGATGCTGTTGCACTGAATCCCAAAAGCAACCGATGCGATAACGTCGGTGGAGAATCTGTAACCGCGAGATCAGGGACGATCATCAGTACCAGTGTTCGTTCCAAGATCCTTTCCATGATTGTAAAAGGAACGGAGTAAATGCAAAATCGTCCAACCTTGCCACGAGGTCCTTCACCTCGATCAGTTCACGGTTCTTAGCTAGAGGACTGACGAATTCCACCATCTTTTCGGAGCATTCCTGAACCGTGAAGAACATCTGCTTCATCTTGCTCGATGTGAACGTCGGAGAGAACTTGGTCCTCAGGAACTTCCACTTGGCACCGGGGATCGAGAATAGATGACCAGACAACGGATCGACCTTCTCATTGCAATAGGTTCCACGATCGTGGAAATGCGCGAACTGTTTTGTCAGTACGAAACGTATGACATCAGGATCATTGACCACGAGTGCGGGCTTGTGAAACATGTAAACCCCAACGACCGGGCTTTTCTTAAACTCCAAGTATATTTCTCGAAACCGATCACCTGAAACGCAAGAAACACTTCTAAGTTCCTGTAAAATTAATCACGAATCAACATCCGGCTCCGGTTTGCCTTACCAATTGAAGCGCGAACCGAAAGCACCGGCCATAAGTTGCCAAAGGGGACAACTGGTTTGACAAAATCGATGTTCCTCCAACTCCAGTACTTGTAGGTGACATATTTCAGATATATGTAAGCAGCACAGATCAGGGTAAAGACTGCCCCAATGAATTCCACCAGAAAGTAGTTTGAGTGAGACGCCATTTTTCCAACATCTGCTGGCACAAAATAAAACGAGGGTTCCACTGCTTGTCGGCCTTATCTGGTTGCGAAACtgcaataataaaatcaatgaCTTCGGACTTTAGAAATGCACGCTACAAACTAGCCAATTGTTTCACACGGTTGTGAGCCTAAGATGGCACTTTTATATatgcattttgaaatttaactgACGTGCCACTTTATGAAAGTCAATCCAAGGTTAATGGCGAAACAAATTACTCTGATTACTTTAACGAATATTATCAATTCTTTCCGCATCTAAAAAAGTCAAACAAAAATCTGATTGAACGAAGGCACGTAATGTTAAGTATTCGTAATAAAGCGACAAAGCTGATGTGCTTACCGTTAGCTTTTATTTGATTAGATGTTGGTTCCACGACTGTGGCAACATGATATCAACTTTTACAAAATACGGTAAGTATACGATTATTCacaatattacaaaaatttatttgataattattacgatacTTCGAACAAATTTAATGGCTGACCTTATTCTTTAAGCTCAATTTGAATTCCTTCAAGGATTCCAGAATATGGATTCTAATCTTGattaaattctttcaaaatttatatctcTGAATCGtactttctttcttcgttattttcatttgcaatCCAATAtttgtggtgaaaattttgattcactCGATGACTAGACGGAATGATATTCCCATAACTTGTAATGAACGGTGCATTTTATGAAATCAAACCTACCCTccagatttttaatattcataaaaatctaTTACAAAATGCGACTGTACTCACCCGAAATTTGACGAAACAAATCGGGGAATTGTTGCTGTTGCCGCTACTTATTGCCGTCTTATCGTTTCTCAGCGACTTGAGTTCATTCCGTTCTATCTCTTGAGTAAACATTTGATAACACAAACCACGCACGCGATTTTGCAAGTCACTGCTGGGCTTCGTTACAATCCGTCTGTCAGTTTGCAGCTTCACGATGTATTGATTGgggatttttttcgtttaggTTTAACATTGATTGGagaattaatttataactACATCGTCACTCGATATTTCACAATCTTCGCTTCGTTCGTCTTGTTTATCTTTGACATTATGCTACCGAGACTTTTATACGCCATAGATGAAACGAAGGCATAGAGACGTATAATGACTTAAATGGGTGTCACgttcgatttcgacgttgacgtgtACATCTCCAACTATCGAAGTCCATGATATCTCAAACGCAAAAAGGGCTTAATATCCCCATTCTGTACAAAATTCCGAACAAAAACGCTCcaatgcattttcatttgacgcagaaataaagaaatggcttGGATCCGACAAACTCGCAATACCAGATACGTAGAACAATGTGTCgaagtgtttttgttcagaattgtgtataTAATGTGGCTATTAAGCCCTTTCTCGCGTTTGGAACACGCgaacttcgatatttggaggtATATACGACAACGCCAAAATCGATTCAGGCACCCCCTTAAGGATAAATCGGTCAGACAACCTAAATCGAAAGTTGGGGAAACAGGCAAGACCGTTAACAAACTCGGCGACAATGTTATTTCCACAAATGACCGTAAACACGAGTGGAACAAAACCCCTACTATCAACATACGTTAAGATATCAGGAATTCGGGTAAAGTTTTTGTCACTAGAACGTTCGAATTGGTTCAACTCTGGTATTTTTCGGCTCGGTCTGATGAACCATTACATTACAGTATAGTTATAACGAGTCAATTTAATTGTTGACAAATTTCCGttatagaataaaatttattatttctaaaaTTGTCTCTGAACGCATTCAATTTGCACTTACGCATATACTGATATATCTACCAAGAATATGCTCTTTTTGGATAACATCTTTGTCTAATCTCTCACCTTTACTGGAAGACCTTACCTTTTTCACTGAACGATAACACTGGTGTACAGTGGTTTTATTAGCTTTAACATTTGAGTGGTCTTGGGAATATTTCATGTCAACGACCCTAGGAGTAAGagtagtttttcgaaattagcTGGAGTTATTTATTCCATCGACATTCTCATACATGACTCAAAAAAGCAGTATTTAGATGACAAATTCGATCTTTTTTTGAAGATCGAAGACTTATCCAAAAAACACGACGCAGGTCAACAaattctgacttcagattcgtgatcagcgaccccaaaaaccccagCGTTACAAAATTCAGGACAAAATAATAACTTAAAAAATATCTGCTTGAAAGGATTAAAAATGATCTTTtctgtactccgcgcatgctaAGGGTTAAAAGTGGTTTCTTCTGCAAAAACTATCAGGTCAAGTCAAACTCACTCTAGTGTCATAAAAACAGGTACCTTGTGTACGGAAAAAACGCATGAAAAACCGCGTGAAACATGCTCTTGTTATATaaagttaataataattagtaaCTCCTAGCGATAACATTGACGATATTCAGCCCTCGATCAATTAtctttaaattttgttttatcatcGGCAAGAGTAGACTGTGAGATAACATCATCGCAGTTCGATGCGTAGTGTCATTCCACCTGCCGGTGAAACTCCCACATTGCCTCTGTCCAATACCATCGGAACTTTGAAGTCTGGTCCTGGCATGAAACGGTATTTCGAAAGCAAACTAGCGAGGGCAACCTGCGTTTGTACTAATCCAAACCTCATGCCTGCAATgataaaaacaagaaaaaaacatccGTTTTAGCTGGGCTCGTGACTGTTTGACACGATTTAAACCTACCGATGCAGTTCCTCGGCCCTTCGCCGAATGGCAGATAAGCGTACGGATGTCTGCTGGCGATTTTTTCCTCGGTGAAACGTTCAGGGTCGAATTTTTCCGGGTCTGGATATATTTCGGGATCGTTGTGGAGTCCGTAAACGGGAACGATTATCGCAGTGCCTTTCTCAACGTGGAGTCCAGTTTCGGGCAGATCGATCTCCGCTGTGCATTCTCGGTTCAGAATCGGGACAGCTGGATACTTCCTCAAAGTTTCTGTGGACAGTGATGGAAAACTGAAGTCAGCGGCCGGTGACAGGGTTGAGAAGACACGGGGATATCGTCACTTCTGGAAACCAACCTGATACGACTTTGTAAAGATAGCGCATCTCCTTTACTCCGTTGTAAGACATTCCCCCGAATTCTCCAAGTACTCGGTTCGCTTCTTCAGCCACTTTGTCCTGGATATCCTGATGTAGCGCCAACTCGTACAGGCAGTTAGTGACGGTTGAAGATGACGTCTCGAAGCCAGCTAACCAGAATACGAAAGCCTGCGCGGCTCCTTCAAGTGCAGTGATTTTCTGACTATCAAACTCTGCAATAGTCAGTAAGTattaattcaatgaaataCTGCAAATTTTTAACACAAGTAAAACCATGAAATACCGATGAATACTATTGCGTCACCTGATAGTTGAGATAATTTCTTATCGTCATTTTCTATGTAACCCTTATTCATCAACTGAATGATCAAGTCTAGGAAGTCTTTCCGAGCAACTTTGTTAGCTGTTCTGTACTCCACTGTCTCCATAAAGGCACTGATGAAGAACTTTTCCACATCGGCATCGATATTGCTAATGCTGAGCACGTTAAGCAAGGATGGAGCCAGAAGTCCGACAATGTTTATCCATGGTTTTGGCCTGAAAACCTTTCGCCCATAGCTTCGAAACTCTGCATTCGGATTTTCGATGCTGTTGCACTGGACTCCAAAAGCCACTGACGCGATTACATCAGTGGAGAATCTGGAACCGTGAAATCAGGGATGACCATCAGTACCAGTCGCAATTGCAATATGCTTTTCATGAATGtaaagcaaataaaaaatcggcCCACCTTGCCACGAGGTCCTTCACCTCGATCAGTTCACGGTTCTTAGCTAGAGGACTGACGAATTCCACCATTTTTTCGGAGCATTCCTGAACCGTGAAAGACATCTGCTTCATCTTGCTGGAAGTGAAAGTTGGAGAGAACTTGGTCCTCAGGAACTTCCACTTGGCACCGGGGATCGAGAAAAGATGACCAGATAGCGGATCTACCTTCTCATTGCAATACACGCCACGGTCGTGGAAATTTGCGAACTGTTTTGTCAGGATGAAACGTATGACATCAGGATCATTGACCACGAGTGCAGGCTTGTGAAACATGTAAACTCCAACGACCCGACTTTTCCTAAACTCCAAGTATATGTCTCGAAACAGTTCACCTGGAATACAAGAAACACTCTGATGTACCTGTTGAATGCATCACGGTTCAAGATCCGGCCCAAGTTTGCCTTACCAATTGAAGTGCTGACTGAAACCACCGGCCATAAGTTTCCCAAGGGAACAACGGGTTTGGCAAAATCGATGTTCTTCCAACTCCAGTACTTGTAGGCCACATATTTCAGATATATGTAAGCAGCACAAATGAGGGCAAATACTGCCCCTATAAATTCTACCACAAAGTAGTTTGAGAAACACGCCATGTTTCCTTCATCAGCTGgcacaaaacaaaacaaggtATCACTGCTTGTCGACGTTATCTAGAATTGAAAAGATAAGATCAAGAAGTTGGTCGTCATCCGCAAAATGAAACTTCTAGTAAATGAACACCTGGACTATTTCGAAACTCTTACGATGAATGCATGCAAAAAACAATCCTTTGGACTCGTTTCTTGTGTACTACGAATTTATCACCGCACTGAATTTGATATTCTATATTTCGGAGCctttacgtcggaatcgtggtAAGTGATCGAAAAAACCGCCAGATCCACATTTTGGTCTTCTTTTTTGGACTTTCATTTTATGCTGATAGTCAGCCCTATTTAATTTGCAATATTGAATCTAGAGTTTCGACTACAGATTCAAAAATAGCCATTCAGAAAGCTCGTATAgtctgattttcaaaaatttctagcCATTCTACACAATCCAATTCCGCCATAGTCaatctgaaattttgaaatttcaaacttcaatgACTCACCACTTTATTGAAGTCAATCTGAGGTCAATGGCAATAGATATTTACGGCAAACACTGCAATTAATTTAATCAGTTCTTGCAACAAGTAAAAAGATCGAATAAACATCTAATCAAGTTAAAGCAATTATATAAGCTAATGTTCAGTATCCGTAATGAAGCGATAACGCTGATATGCTTGCCGTTAACTTTGATTCGACACGATTTTTCCTTCTCAACTATGGTAACATAATAACTTTCATGAAAACAATAAGCACTTGATTATCCTCATTACTCATTATTCTTCAtgattttgtcatttttctacaaatttggtcactgatttattttttatagcCAGACCCAAATGCATTGAACAATATCGGTGCAAAAACCGCAACCAGAATTCTGAGAAAGTTCAGaagttgtttcttttttttttttttgtttttttttttgtaactattcttattttcaaaccATTAGTTTGTGGAAAACATCTGACCGCTAGAAATGACGTTCCGACAACTTTTGACGAACGGTAAACTTTATGCAATCAAAGATAACTAAACTCACGCTTTTTGCAATATTCCTAAACACTTTGTAACTAATCGGAACTGTACTCACCCGAAATGAAGCGAAAATGAACTGGAGAATTCTGGCTGCTGTTACTATTGAACGCCGCCTTATCGAATCCGACTGCGCTCGAGACTATTTGTCTTATCTCTTCACTAATTACTTGATAAGGCACACCGGACATGGAACGTAATatataactattattatttaatattgaaattgaatgatcAAAGGAGTCTCTAAACATCTACATATTTATCATGAGAACGAGACTTTTGCGTCACTTCTGTGAAGCCTATCAGTCAATCAtaggaattttttcttccagtaCTTAGatttaacgaaaattataGAATTCATTAATAACaatgttcataaaaatttcaccgtaaCCTTCGATCTACTCGTCTTGTTTATTTCTGACATTTTGTTGACTAAAATATATGCCTGATACGTCCTATCTATCATGATTATAAGATCATCTTATTTCTGATCCGAAACACAGCATTGGATTGAGCTTAGCTCCAAGATAAATCGGCCAGATCCCCTAAATGATAAGCTAACAAGACAGAAACAGAGATCAAAAATCTTCAACCATTTTATTCACACCTACGATGGTAAagacgaatgaaaaatcatttttattttctctttccgtAACTTTTAATTCTGGCAAATGCATACGAGTCAATTACGATGACGGAAGACGTGTGAGCGATATAACATATGCACTGAGAATTCCGACCAGTCACGATGATTTTATGTATACATTGCGTGTCGTTTACATCCATATGTGTGTCTGGCGAGAGTGCTCAGCCAGCATGACGTGCGTAAAGTCGTATCAAATATGTTTACGATTAGTTGGTTTCAACTAAATTTTGTTAGACCAACAGATCTTGAATTGAAcggaataaatatttacttcgCCACCCGTGACCACACATTTAGTtgattcaatcaattttttctatcagtGTACTTTCTCTTGAGGTTTTT
The sequence above is drawn from the Neodiprion pinetum isolate iyNeoPine1 chromosome 2, iyNeoPine1.2, whole genome shotgun sequence genome and encodes:
- the LOC124211586 gene encoding probable cytochrome P450 6a14 isoform X1, encoding MKITKKENVGKMASHSNYFLVEFIGAVFTLICAAYIYLKYVTYKYWSWRNIDFVKPVVPFGNLWPVLSVRASIGDRFREIYLEFKKSPVVGVYMFHKPALVVNDPDVIRFVLTKQFAHFHDRGTYCNEKVDPLSGHLFSIPGAKWKFLRTKFSPTFTSSKMKQMFFTVQECSEKMVEFVSPLAKNRELIEVKDLVARFSTDVIASVAFGIQCNSIENPNAEFRSYGRKVLRPRPIMNAISLLAPSWLELLRISGTDADVEKFFVSAFTETVEYRTVNSVVRKDFLDLIMQLMDKGYVENDDKKSFELSELDSQKITLLEGAAQAFVFWLAGFETSSSTVTHCLYELTLHQDMQDKVAEEANRVLAEFGEMSYNGVKEMRYLHKVVSETLRKYPVVPILNRECTAEIDLPETGLHVEKGTAIIIPVYGLHNDPEIYPDPEKFDPERFTEENIASRHPYAYLPFGEGPRNCIGMRFGLVQTQVALASLLSKYRFTPGPDFKVPMVIDKASFGITPAGGITLRIEQR
- the LOC124211259 gene encoding uncharacterized protein codes for the protein MFSTMNKQSNKCSITRASKQLCGCFLHESDSGNMASYATYFLVEFIGAIFTLICAAYIYLKYVTYKYWSWKNIDFVKPVVPFGNLWPVLSVSTSIGELFRDIYSKFKKSQVVGVYMFHKPALVVNDPDVMRFVLTKQFMNFHDRGVYCNETVDPLSGHLFTIPGAKWKYLRTKFSPTFTSSKMKQMFFTVQECSEKMVEYVGPQAANREVIDVKDLVARFFTDAIASIAFGIQCNSIENPDAEFRSYGRKVLKPRPLMNVIMILAPSWLKLLRIVSIDADVEKFFVSTFIKTVEYRAANNVVRKDFLDLIIQLMTKGYIESDDKKWTQPSEFDCQKITLLEGAAQAFAFWLAGFETSSSTVTNCLYELALHQDIQEKVADEANRVLAKFGGMSYNGIKEMHYLQKVVSETLRKYPAATILNRECTAEIDLPEIGLHVEKGTAIIIPVYGIHHDPEIYPNPEKFDPERFTEENIASRHPYTYLPFGEGPRNCIGMGFGLVQTKVALASLLSKYRFTSDLDPEVPMAADKDNVGVAWTDGMPLRIQHLTAARILQFIFASFRVSTVPISYKVFRNIAKSITSTSSDTLFCFVPADEGNMACFSNYFVVEFIGAVFALICAAYIYLKYVAYKYWSWKNIDFAKPVVPLGNLWPVVSVSTSIGELFRDIYLEFRKSRVVGVYMFHKPALVVNDPDVIRFILTKQFANFHDRGVYCNEKVDPLSGHLFSIPGAKWKFLRTKFSPTFTSSKMKQMSFTVQECSEKMVEFVSPLAKNRELIEVKDLVARFSTDVIASVAFGVQCNSIENPNAEFRSYGRKVFRPKPWINIVGLLAPSLLNVLSISNIDADVEKFFISAFMETVEYRTANKVARKDFLDLIIQLMNKGYIENDDKKLSQLSEFDSQKITALEGAAQAFVFWLAGFETSSSTVTNCLYELALHQDIQDKVAEEANRVLGEFGGMSYNGVKEMRYLYKVVSETLRKYPAVPILNRECTAEIDLPETGLHVEKGTAIIVPVYGLHNDPEIYPDPEKFDPERFTEEKIASRHPYAYLPFGEGPRNCIGMRFGLVQTQVALASLLSKYRFMPGPDFKVPMVLDRGNVGVSPAGGMTLRIELR
- the LOC124211586 gene encoding probable cytochrome P450 6a14 isoform X2, whose protein sequence is MASHSNYFLVEFIGAVFTLICAAYIYLKYVTYKYWSWRNIDFVKPVVPFGNLWPVLSVRASIGDRFREIYLEFKKSPVVGVYMFHKPALVVNDPDVIRFVLTKQFAHFHDRGTYCNEKVDPLSGHLFSIPGAKWKFLRTKFSPTFTSSKMKQMFFTVQECSEKMVEFVSPLAKNRELIEVKDLVARFSTDVIASVAFGIQCNSIENPNAEFRSYGRKVLRPRPIMNAISLLAPSWLELLRISGTDADVEKFFVSAFTETVEYRTVNSVVRKDFLDLIMQLMDKGYVENDDKKSFELSELDSQKITLLEGAAQAFVFWLAGFETSSSTVTHCLYELTLHQDMQDKVAEEANRVLAEFGEMSYNGVKEMRYLHKVVSETLRKYPVVPILNRECTAEIDLPETGLHVEKGTAIIIPVYGLHNDPEIYPDPEKFDPERFTEENIASRHPYAYLPFGEGPRNCIGMRFGLVQTQVALASLLSKYRFTPGPDFKVPMVIDKASFGITPAGGITLRIEQR